The nucleotide window TGCTTCAGGTCTTTTGCCTGGCTGCTCAAATTAACATTCTCTCCCCGGGCACCCTGTGCCTGAGCTTTTGCCTGCTCCCCTGTGGAGGGCTGGGCAGGCTGGGCACCGGAGGATTTGTCGGCCGTGGTTTTCTGGGTGTTGACCTGGCCTGGGCCTATTCCATTGAAGTCAACTGACATAACGTTACCTGCTTAGCTGATCAGCCGCAGTGGGCGGCTCCACGAGTTTCATACCTGTCTATCGGCATGCCTTTACATTTCTTTAGCAAATTTTTACACAGTGGACATTACAAGTCAGTCATCTGCCCCGTTTGCGGCAAATGTTTGCCGGCCATGCGGCCACCGAGTGCCGTGGCAGCGGGCCTTACATGGGGATTTCGACGCGGCCCGGTGCCGTCACACGGGCACGGACGGTGCGGGATGAAGACAGGTTTTCCACCAGAACCTGTTCGCCGATGCCACCACTGGCCAGGGCTTTTCCGCGGGAGTTAACCGAGAAGTTTCCGCTGCGGGCGCTGATAATAACATGATCGCCCCGTTCTATTGCCGCAGGGGTCAGCAGCAGATCGGGGGTGAATACGGTACCAGCGTTAACCCCCCGTCGCATTTCCATCCCGATCAGTTGATCCTCGCTGGTGATGGCGCCGCGCCGGATCGAGTTCACGACCACCGAGTCGGTGCGTAACGCGCTCTCGGTCAGTCTCTCCCCCCGGCCAAGCGTGCGGGACGCCACCAGGGCATTACCGGTGATAGTGACGGACACCGGCAGGAACATACGCCAGGGCCGGTCGCCTTCACAGGAAACCAGCAGAGACGGTTGCGTGGTCTTCCAGGGATCGCCGCTGAAAGATACGTCCAGTGGCGTGTCGCAGGTAGCGAGGGAAAGGCGGGCGTCCGGTTTGCCGCTATCGTGGGTCACAGAGAAGCCTTCACCCGCCTGCTTTTCGGCAAACGCCTCCAGGAACTGCCCGGCTGCTGAATAGATTTGCTCCGCTGTGGTATTGGAGGCCATCACGGTCTCTGCATTGGCAGACATTAGCAGAGCGGTAACGAAAATGGTGATGCGCATACGCTGCAGATTGTCCTATGCTGTCAATAATCGGGTAAGGGCTGGAAAATCGGCAAATTCCTAATGATTTCCGATTCCGGCCGTTAAGCCCATTCAGGAGTCAATAAACCGGCACATTAGCCGTGCCGGGTGACGTATTACAGCTACGCAGCAAGATGCGTGCCGGCAGCAAGTCGTTGCGTGCAGGAGAACAGACAATGGCAGGGGTATTGGACAGTGTTAATCAGCGTACGCAGCTGGTGGGACAAAACCGCCTGGAACTTCTGCTGTTCCGGCTTCGTGACCAGCAGATGTATGGCATCAACGTGTTCAAGGTCAAGGAAGTTCTTCAGTGCCCGAAGCTGTCGTCCCTTCCGAACAGCCGGCCCATGGTGTGTGGTGTCGCACACATCCGGGGTGAGACGATCCCGATCATTGATCTTGCCATGTCGATACGGCTCCCGGGCATTCCCCGGGAAGAGTTGGCAAACTGCTTTGTGATCATTACCGAGTACAACCGCAAGACCCAGGGGTTCCTGGTCGGCGGTGTCGATCGCATCGTGAACATGAACTGGGAAGACATACTTCCGCCGCCCAAGGGAGCCGGGAAGGACGGCTACCTTACGGCGGTGACCCGTATTGATGACAGAATTGTCGAGATCATCGATGTGGAGAAAATCCTTTCCGAGGTTTCACCGCTCGAACAGGACGTGGGCGAGGACATACGCACCAGGAGTGCAGAGCGTGCACCGGGCCACCTGCCGGTATTGGTGGTAGATGATTCCTCCGTTGCCAGACGACAGATTGAACGATGCCTGACCGCCATTGGCATGGAAGTCGTTACCAGGAACGATGGCAAGCAGGCTTACGACTACCTTAAGGAAATCACAGCCGACGGGTCCCGTGCGGCAGACCACCTGTCACTGATTATCTCGGATGTCGAAATGCCGGAAATGGATGGGTACACTCTGGTTACCAGGTGCAAGAATGAGCCTGCCATCAGGGATGTGTATATCATGCTGCATACTTCTCTCAGTGGCGTCTTCAACAAAGCCATGGTGCAGAAAGTAGGTGCGGATGATTTCATGGCCAAGTTCAGTCCCGATGAGCTGGCAGAAAGAGTCATGGAGATAATCGACCGAGAGCAGTGACGTTGCTGTCGCTTCCGACTCACCCAATACTGAG belongs to Marinobacter sp. SS13-12 and includes:
- the flgM gene encoding flagellar biosynthesis anti-sigma factor FlgM codes for the protein MSVDFNGIGPGQVNTQKTTADKSSGAQPAQPSTGEQAKAQAQGARGENVNLSSQAKDLKQLEQKLGSYPEMDDDRIEQIRSALEDGSYKIDAEKLAQKMLEMDESIFG
- a CDS encoding chemotaxis protein CheV; amino-acid sequence: MAGVLDSVNQRTQLVGQNRLELLLFRLRDQQMYGINVFKVKEVLQCPKLSSLPNSRPMVCGVAHIRGETIPIIDLAMSIRLPGIPREELANCFVIITEYNRKTQGFLVGGVDRIVNMNWEDILPPPKGAGKDGYLTAVTRIDDRIVEIIDVEKILSEVSPLEQDVGEDIRTRSAERAPGHLPVLVVDDSSVARRQIERCLTAIGMEVVTRNDGKQAYDYLKEITADGSRAADHLSLIISDVEMPEMDGYTLVTRCKNEPAIRDVYIMLHTSLSGVFNKAMVQKVGADDFMAKFSPDELAERVMEIIDREQ
- the flgA gene encoding flagellar basal body P-ring formation chaperone FlgA; the encoded protein is MRITIFVTALLMSANAETVMASNTTAEQIYSAAGQFLEAFAEKQAGEGFSVTHDSGKPDARLSLATCDTPLDVSFSGDPWKTTQPSLLVSCEGDRPWRMFLPVSVTITGNALVASRTLGRGERLTESALRTDSVVVNSIRRGAITSEDQLIGMEMRRGVNAGTVFTPDLLLTPAAIERGDHVIISARSGNFSVNSRGKALASGGIGEQVLVENLSSSRTVRARVTAPGRVEIPM